The Anaerolineales bacterium region CATCGGTCAACCCCTGCCCTTTGTCTCCATGGCACGGCAGGCACGACAGCCAGTACACTTGAGCGCCTACATCGGCTTGCGAAGGAGAAGCGGGCAGGGTCGGCTCCGCTAACCGGTCGACTGTGGGAGAAGCGTCAATCTTTGTAGTAGAGGAAGCGACTGCGCCGGTATTGAAGAATAGCCCTGCCAGAAGCAGGGCTATTCCAAAAGAAATCAGAATCAGCCGGATCAGGGAACGGGCTGACACAAAATATCAAACTCTGCCGCGCAGGCGCGGGTCAAGCACGTCGCGCAACGCATCGCCGACCAGATTCCAGCCGAGCACGAACAGGACAAGCGTCACACCGGGCCAAACGATAATGTACCAATAGGTATCAAGACTGGTAATCCAATTACGGGCAAAAGCCAGCACTTGCCCCCAGTCGGCATAGCCTACATCCACCCCGATGCCGAGGAAGGAAAGCGCGGCAAAGGAAAGGGTGACATCGCCGATACCGAGCGAGGCAAGCACCAACGTCGGAAAGATCGCGTTCGGAATGATATGACGGAAAAGGATACGGCTATCCCGCACGCCGATCACACGGGCGGCAAGGATGAAGTCGCGTTGTTTCACTGAAAGGATATCGGCGCGGATAATACGCGAATATCCCAGCCAGCCGAACGCGATCAACGAGATCATCACCGGCAGGATACTCCTCCCGATCAACGGCGTCAACACGGCGGCAAGAATCAAGGTAGCCATCAGGCTGGGCAGGACTAGCAGAACATCCACGATGCGCATGAGGATGTTATCCACAATTCCACCATAATAAGCGGACACCGCCCCAACGATCACGCCGATCAGCACTGTGGAAAAGACCACTGCCAGACCGGTCTTAAATGCCGTGCGCGTGCCCCAGATAACCCCATAATAGATGTCATACTGCCCTTGGGCAGTGCCGAAGATATGCACCCATCCATCTTTGCCGGTGACAGCCTCCCACCAAAAAGGCAGTGGAGGCGGTTTGCTCTTCCATACCTCGCCCATCGGTTTCGGCTCAGACTTAAAACCATCGCGCGGGATCTTGTACGGGTCATTGGGGTTCAAAGGCGGAGCCAGCACAGGCGCCGCCAGAGCGATGAACATAAAGAAGAGGATCAGGATCGTGCCGGCGATCGCAGCCGGAGTTTTGAACAAACCTAGCACGACGCGATAATTCTCGGGACCTAAAAAGCGTTCCAAACGCCCGATTTTACGCATAGCGACGGCTTCATTCAGCAGTTCATTATCACCAGTAGGATTAACAACTGTCATGTTTTATCTCCAGTTACGACAAACGAACACGCGGGTCAACCACTGCGTAAAGAATATCCACAACTAGATTGGCAACGATCAAGATGAGCCCGTTGAACAGGGCAAAGCCCAGCACGGTGACTACGTCCAACTGCGCCGAAGCCTCCGCCGCGGCAGAACCGATACCGGGGTAATTAAAGACAGTTTCGGTGATGATCACCCCGCCCATCAAGCCGACAACTGTGAAGCCTGCCAACGTCACTACGGGAAGCATGGCATTGGGTCTTGCATGTTTATTGATCACATCCCGCTCTGCCAATCCCTTGGCGCGCGCGGTGACTACATATTCCTGACGCAGAGTTTCCAACATGGAGGCGCGCGTCACACGCAAGAAGGTTGCCCAACTGATATAAGAAAGGGTCAAGATCGGCAGAAACATGTGCCGCAGGGCATCTAGGAAAATATCGAAGCGTCCATTGAGCAAAGCGTCAATAGTCAACAGGGTGGTATAGTGGGCGAATTGGTCGGAATTGACGACGCGGTTAAACTCGTCTGATAAGCGCCCCGGCGGGAACCACTGTAAATTAGCATAGAAAAGCATCAACATCAGCAAGCCAAACACAAAGGTCGGGAAGGATGTTCCAATAATGCTGAACACGCGCGCCGCTTGATCAATGAAGCCGTTGTGATGCACTGCCGCCTGCACTCCCAGCCAGATGCCTACAAGAATAACCGGTCCGATCGCCCATAGGGTCAGGTCCAGCGTATTCGGGAAGCGTCGTTGAATCAACTGCGCCACCGGCTGAGACCCCGTCCTGGACCAGCCAAAATTCCCATACAAGATACCGCCTTCGCGTTCGCCGGTGACTGAATCGATTGTGCCAAACAGCCAATTCTTATATTGAACATGGATCGGACAATCGAGACAGTATTTTTTAATAAATGCATTAACCTGAGCGTCCGACTTGGGGTCGCCGCGAATATATAGAGAAACCCGTTCGTCAGGGCTCAGGAATTGCAGCATCCCAAAGATGAGAACGGTCACTCCAAACAGAAGGAATGGCACAAGCAACAAGCGACGAATAATATAAGTGGTCATGAAATACCTCGTGTCTGACGATTCAGACTTACCATCTGGAGCGGGCTGGAGATATGCTCCTGCGCGCGCCGCATGGCAAGGCTACATCGGTTTCTGGGGACCTGTTGCCAGGTCCCCAGAAAGTTATCGAACAATCTTCTTTTACAGCCGGTTAATCCTTGTACATCGTGTAGTAGTAATCACCGAAGAAGATCGGGTTCAAAACACGACCATGCACCCAGCGTTGATCGAAACCATGGCTGGTAGCAGTCGCGAGCAAGATGGTCGGCACCTGATCGAAGTAGAGCGCGTTGGCTTCTTCATAGATAGTCTGGCGCTCAGCAGGATCGGTGGCGGTAACGCCGCGGTTGAGAATATCCTGGAACTGCGCCCGTAAATCAGCAGGCAGTTTCTGGCGGTTCGCGTACGTGCCAACCATGTAGGGCTGATACCAGTTATGCGGATCGTGAATATCTTCCGCCCAACCGCTTGTGAAGTAGGGGGC contains the following coding sequences:
- a CDS encoding ABC transporter permease encodes the protein MTVVNPTGDNELLNEAVAMRKIGRLERFLGPENYRVVLGLFKTPAAIAGTILILFFMFIALAAPVLAPPLNPNDPYKIPRDGFKSEPKPMGEVWKSKPPPLPFWWEAVTGKDGWVHIFGTAQGQYDIYYGVIWGTRTAFKTGLAVVFSTVLIGVIVGAVSAYYGGIVDNILMRIVDVLLVLPSLMATLILAAVLTPLIGRSILPVMISLIAFGWLGYSRIIRADILSVKQRDFILAARVIGVRDSRILFRHIIPNAIFPTLVLASLGIGDVTLSFAALSFLGIGVDVGYADWGQVLAFARNWITSLDTYWYIIVWPGVTLVLFVLGWNLVGDALRDVLDPRLRGRV
- a CDS encoding ABC transporter permease, yielding MTTYIIRRLLLVPFLLFGVTVLIFGMLQFLSPDERVSLYIRGDPKSDAQVNAFIKKYCLDCPIHVQYKNWLFGTIDSVTGEREGGILYGNFGWSRTGSQPVAQLIQRRFPNTLDLTLWAIGPVILVGIWLGVQAAVHHNGFIDQAARVFSIIGTSFPTFVFGLLMLMLFYANLQWFPPGRLSDEFNRVVNSDQFAHYTTLLTIDALLNGRFDIFLDALRHMFLPILTLSYISWATFLRVTRASMLETLRQEYVVTARAKGLAERDVINKHARPNAMLPVVTLAGFTVVGLMGGVIITETVFNYPGIGSAAAEASAQLDVVTVLGFALFNGLILIVANLVVDILYAVVDPRVRLS